A single region of the Salvia miltiorrhiza cultivar Shanhuang (shh) chromosome 8, IMPLAD_Smil_shh, whole genome shotgun sequence genome encodes:
- the LOC130997078 gene encoding mitochondrial inner membrane protease ATP23-like produces the protein MLLIRGILNCILDTSKIEAGKMQLEEQVFDVEQLLEDVVDLYYPAGMNKGVDVILDPCDGSVSRCRWAIDDQVVQVVIHELVRAYDECRAANLDWTNCAHHACNEYLLEHIRANHLSGYCHLKQELLRGHLKIKKILSQY, from the exons ATGCTACTGATTCGTG GTATATTGAACTGCATTCTTGATACAAGCAAGATAGAAGCTGGGAAGATGCAGCTTGAGGAGCAAGTGTTCGACGTGGAGCAGCTTCTGGAGGACGTGGTTGATCTATACTATCCTGCTGGCATGAATAAAGGCGTAGACGTGATCTTGGATCCATGCGATGGCTCTGTCTCGAGATGTCGTTGGGCTATAG ATGATCAGGTGGTGCAAGTGGTGATTCATGAGCTCGTTCGTGCTTATGATGAGTGTCGTGCTGCTAATCTCGACTGGACTAACTGCGCTCATCACGCTTGCAATGAG TATTTGTTAGAGCATATTCGAGCTAATCATCTCAGCGGTTATTGCCACTTGAAACAAGAGCTTCTTCGTGGGCATttgaagataaagaaaatactCTCACAGTATTAG